A genome region from Apus apus isolate bApuApu2 chromosome 2, bApuApu2.pri.cur, whole genome shotgun sequence includes the following:
- the LOC127381870 gene encoding gastrula zinc finger protein XlCGF49.1-like, translating to MIKIHSCQECGKSFSKKGNLKRHQRIHTAEELFACGQGGRCFTTRGHLTTHQSIHTGEKPFCCGECGLCFHPEMCLAAHQKTHAKGGPYHCARCGKSLSTRIYFNIHMRTHTQKRPFACTECGKSFVKKGTLRAHREIHKREKPFRCPDCSRCFGQSATLLAHQKIHLCGEPFVCTECGKSLSSMSTRGTMLSTSCSRDTSMVCLSRSSRLKRSLILTSGQRILCWRIRPVKEM from the coding sequence ATGATAAAGATTCACTCGTGTCAAGAATGTGGCAAATCCTTCAGCAAGAAGGGAAACCTGAAGAGACACCAGAGGATCCACACGGCGGAGGAGCTCTTTGCTTGTGGGCAGGGTGGGAGGTGCTTCACCACCCGGGGCCACCTCACGACCCACCAGAGCATCCACACGGGAGAGAAGCCCTTCTGCTGTGGGGAGTGTGGGCTCTGCTTCCACCCAGAGATGTGCCTGGCTGCCCACCAGAAGACACATGCCAAGGGTGGTCCCTACCACTGCGCCCGCTGCGGCAAGAGCCTGAGCACAAGGATCTACTTCAACATCCACATGAGGACCCACACACAGAAGAGGCCGTTCGCCTGCACCGAGTGTGGGAAGAGCTTTGTGAAGAAGGGGACCCTCAGAGCCCACAGGGAGATCCACAAGAGGGAGAAGCCCTTCAGGTGCCCTGACTGCAGTAGGTGCTTTGGGCAAAGTGCCACTCTGCTGGCCCACCAGAAGATACACCTCTGTGGAGAGCCTTTCGTTTGTACTGAGTGTGGGAAGAGCTTGAGCTCAATGTCCACCAGAGGAACCATGCTAAGCACAAGTTGCTCGAGGGACACATCAATGGTGTGTCTCTCCAGGTCATCCAGATTAAAGAGGAGCCTGATTTTGACTTCAGGTCAGAGAATACTATGTTGGAGAATACGTCCTGTGAAGGAGATGTAG